The Candidatus Binataceae bacterium genome includes a region encoding these proteins:
- a CDS encoding CBS domain-containing protein translates to MQVSQRMTKNPVTVGPDETLAAAAEKMKAGNFRRLPVIEDGNLIGVLSQFDMRAQSESLDSVAVRAVMTETPVVIAPTATLERAAATLANHRIGALPVVAGGKLIGIITAKDLLLPEPRPLPEWAPAGSTVGGINYTADFVIELGSERGSDGTWTAECRNMPGVKSAAPTENEALRRTASMALRGIADLVANGDPHWAHFIKMRG, encoded by the coding sequence ATGCAGGTCAGTCAGCGAATGACGAAAAATCCGGTTACGGTGGGTCCCGACGAAACGCTGGCAGCCGCGGCGGAAAAGATGAAAGCGGGGAACTTTAGACGTCTGCCCGTTATCGAGGACGGAAATCTGATCGGCGTCCTGAGCCAATTCGACATGCGGGCTCAAAGCGAATCATTGGACTCGGTTGCCGTCCGGGCGGTGATGACGGAGACTCCGGTGGTGATCGCGCCCACGGCCACCCTCGAGCGCGCCGCGGCAACGCTTGCCAATCATCGGATCGGTGCGCTCCCCGTCGTCGCCGGCGGCAAGCTCATCGGTATCATTACCGCGAAGGATCTTCTGCTGCCCGAGCCGCGGCCGCTCCCTGAGTGGGCGCCTGCAGGTAGCACTGTGGGCGGGATTAACTATACTGCCGACTTCGTAATCGAGCTTGGATCCGAGCGCGGATCGGACGGAACATGGACGGCCGAATGCAGGAACATGCCGGGCGTGAAGTCCGCCGCGCCAACGGAGAATGAAGCGCTGCGCAGGACCGCCTCCATGGCCCTGCGCGGAATCGCCGATCTGGTCGCCAACGGCGATCCGCACTGGGCGCATTTCATCAAGATGCGCGGTTGA
- a CDS encoding PspA/IM30 family protein: MFISRLKSLIGGKFSRWLKARETHDPEAVYEAAISDRIRRYQQLKTAAAGAIYMRNKLERELAEKSAELAEVAEQAGQAADLNEDQCALILIRRKHEIEADCERVKEEFAQLTLEVEDAKKNLAGFKSEIDKLKTEKVRMLARLRNAQARIRVERALEGLAYDEDLRALQEVRESIQQMLTRSGVNRELHGAEIDQKLEEIRRRNAEAKVQAELDELKRSRRPPLVPMDVFTGGVHANGQGAGAPQPRG; this comes from the coding sequence ATGTTCATTTCAAGATTGAAAAGCCTCATCGGTGGAAAATTCAGCCGCTGGCTCAAGGCGCGCGAAACGCACGACCCCGAGGCAGTTTACGAGGCCGCGATCTCGGACCGCATCCGGCGCTATCAGCAGCTCAAGACCGCGGCTGCCGGCGCGATCTACATGCGCAACAAGCTCGAGCGCGAGCTCGCGGAAAAGTCCGCCGAACTGGCCGAGGTCGCGGAGCAGGCTGGGCAAGCCGCCGATCTCAACGAGGATCAGTGCGCGCTGATTCTTATCCGCCGCAAGCACGAGATCGAAGCCGACTGCGAGCGGGTCAAGGAGGAGTTCGCGCAGCTCACCCTGGAGGTCGAGGACGCAAAGAAAAATCTCGCCGGCTTCAAGAGCGAAATCGACAAGCTCAAGACCGAGAAGGTCAGGATGCTCGCGCGGCTGCGCAACGCGCAGGCGCGCATACGCGTCGAGCGGGCGCTCGAAGGGCTTGCCTACGATGAAGACCTGCGCGCGTTGCAGGAGGTGCGCGAGTCGATTCAGCAGATGCTCACGCGCTCAGGCGTGAATCGCGAACTTCATGGCGCCGAGATCGATCAAAAGCTCGAGGAGATTCGCCGCCGCAACGCCGAAGCCAAAGTCCAGGCCGAGCTCGACGAGCTCAAGCGCAGCCGCCGGCCGCCGCTCGTCCCGATGGACGTGTTCACGGGCGGCGTGCACGCAAACGGCCAGGGCGCCGGGGCGCCCCAGCCGCGCGGCTGA
- a CDS encoding isoprenylcysteine carboxylmethyltransferase family protein: MSETTDFNPHEDGSALRISPPALAGLLLAGLLLLHLLGGGRHRFVHPHELLGLLTVAAGVGLSSYAAALFAARATTKNPHGEPTAFITEGPYTFTRNPMYLGLAAALLGFALFFGSPAMLLAPVLFYLAIDRMLIPHEEATMERLFGERYLDYKRRVQRWL; this comes from the coding sequence ATGAGCGAGACAACGGATTTCAATCCCCACGAAGACGGCAGCGCGCTCAGGATTTCCCCTCCGGCGCTCGCCGGACTATTGCTCGCAGGGTTGCTCCTGCTGCATCTACTCGGCGGGGGCCGTCATCGGTTCGTCCATCCGCATGAGTTGCTGGGCTTGCTGACGGTCGCCGCGGGCGTCGGGCTTTCATCGTACGCAGCCGCGCTCTTCGCTGCGCGTGCGACCACGAAAAATCCGCACGGAGAGCCGACGGCGTTCATCACCGAGGGACCCTATACTTTCACGCGCAACCCGATGTACCTCGGTCTTGCGGCGGCGCTGCTCGGCTTCGCGCTGTTCTTCGGTTCGCCCGCGATGCTGCTCGCGCCCGTGCTCTTTTACCTGGCGATCGACCGGATGTTGATCCCGCATGAAGAGGCGACGATGGAACGCCTGTTCGGCGAGCGGTACCTCGACTACAAGCGCCGCGTCCAGCGCTGGCTCTAA
- a CDS encoding sigma-54 dependent transcriptional regulator, whose amino-acid sequence MKGRLLVVDDERGILVALKGLFGKEGYEVETAESGEEALARVKAGPFDVIITDLSLQGMSGLDLMRSVRQLDPRCAVLMITAYGTQRIAVEAMKAGAEDYLPKPFDNDELRIKVGNVMEKQLLRRAYNRLVEQVNLESGRFAGMIGQSPAMMRVFETIEKVAPTDVTVLVRGESGTGKELVARAIHNRSPRASGPFVPVNCAAFARELVESELFGHEKGAFTGAIARREGKFEAAEGGTLFLDEIGDMSLETQAKLLRVIQEKRFERIGGNEPLVADVRIVAATNQNLEAMAADGRFREDLYYRIKVVEVRIPPLRERRADIAPMALHFLDEACKQFGAPRKTLAPEAMRACVENPWRGNVRSLKAAIEQAVILSAANEITPAELLGAAADDDTPPAPDGDGESVAPSAEATAAAGGAGEVRFREAKEKFVSQWERDFFINALRASGGNISRAAERAGMYRQNFQQKMRELGITVDDLGLKDE is encoded by the coding sequence ATGAAGGGGCGTCTCCTGGTTGTCGACGACGAACGCGGCATCCTGGTCGCGCTAAAGGGGCTCTTCGGCAAGGAGGGCTACGAAGTCGAAACCGCGGAGTCGGGCGAGGAGGCGCTGGCCAGGGTCAAGGCCGGACCCTTCGACGTGATAATCACCGACCTCAGCCTGCAGGGGATGAGCGGACTTGACCTGATGCGCAGTGTGCGCCAGCTGGATCCCCGATGCGCGGTGCTGATGATCACGGCATACGGAACGCAGCGCATCGCGGTCGAAGCGATGAAGGCCGGCGCGGAAGATTACCTGCCCAAACCGTTCGACAACGACGAGCTGCGGATCAAAGTCGGCAACGTGATGGAGAAGCAGCTGCTGAGGCGCGCCTATAACCGGCTCGTCGAGCAGGTGAATCTCGAGAGCGGACGCTTTGCCGGCATGATCGGCCAGTCGCCCGCGATGATGCGGGTGTTCGAGACGATCGAAAAGGTCGCGCCGACCGACGTCACCGTCCTGGTCCGCGGCGAGTCCGGCACCGGCAAGGAACTGGTCGCGCGCGCGATCCACAACCGCAGCCCGCGTGCGAGCGGGCCGTTCGTGCCGGTCAATTGCGCCGCGTTCGCCCGCGAACTCGTCGAAAGCGAACTCTTCGGCCATGAAAAGGGCGCCTTTACCGGCGCGATCGCGCGGCGCGAGGGCAAGTTCGAGGCGGCCGAGGGCGGCACCCTGTTCCTCGACGAAATCGGCGACATGAGCCTCGAGACCCAAGCCAAGCTGCTGCGCGTCATCCAGGAAAAGCGCTTCGAACGGATCGGCGGCAACGAGCCGCTGGTCGCCGACGTCCGCATCGTCGCAGCCACCAACCAGAACCTCGAAGCGATGGCCGCCGATGGGCGGTTTCGCGAGGACCTCTACTACCGGATCAAGGTGGTCGAAGTCCGCATTCCGCCGCTACGCGAGCGGCGCGCCGATATCGCGCCGATGGCGCTGCACTTTCTCGACGAAGCGTGCAAACAGTTCGGCGCGCCACGCAAAACGCTCGCTCCCGAGGCGATGAGGGCCTGCGTCGAAAACCCCTGGCGCGGCAACGTGCGCTCGCTCAAGGCGGCGATCGAACAAGCGGTGATCCTGTCCGCGGCAAACGAGATCACGCCAGCCGAACTGCTCGGCGCCGCCGCGGACGACGACACCCCTCCCGCTCCTGACGGCGACGGCGAGAGCGTGGCGCCGTCCGCCGAAGCGACGGCGGCGGCCGGCGGCGCCGGCGAGGTCAGGTTCCGCGAGGCCAAGGAAAAATTCGTCAGTCAGTGGGAGCGCGATTTTTTTATCAACGCGCTCAGGGCGAGCGGCGGCAATATCTCGCGCGCCGCCGAGCGGGCCGGGATGTACCGGCAGAACTTTCAGCAAAAGATGCGCGAGCTCGGAATCACGGTCGACGACCTCGGACTAAAGGACGAATGA
- a CDS encoding HAMP domain-containing sensor histidine kinase produces the protein MQSHADATAKGGRGGNDKWEKWSRHWQDWERWAADTRHQAADVGHKVADTIEMAETKLRREAERLRGGASGSAGASRSAGATAAPQSRLTEAASGSDREPQRDSDEERKAYERARRRAAREAGFYVHLMWYGIVIGSLLILNLAVSPGFEWWVFPALGWGIGLASHFGAVYGWRWIHERVFEPAVQREVQREVTREKEVLRTEKQASLDELTASFAHEIRNPIAAAKSLVQQMGEDPTSNENVEYARVALDELERVERSVSHLLKYAKETDYSFESVGLASVLDAALTEMRAKLEANKVSVSRSYIGGPIVRADADKLRQVFTNVIDNAIDAMESNPGERRLEFGIVSLHPGAATVVIRDNGCGIAEDRLAKIFNPFYTTKKNGTGLGMGIAKKVMDAHSGRIEVQSKPGTGTEFRLSIPLADAARARDQAGLAGPQDQDERDRSDPDGDNRIAPAAGASQAPADLKPQQAGTGERR, from the coding sequence ATGCAATCGCACGCGGACGCGACGGCCAAGGGTGGCCGCGGCGGAAACGACAAGTGGGAAAAGTGGAGTCGCCACTGGCAGGACTGGGAGCGGTGGGCCGCGGACACACGTCATCAGGCCGCGGACGTCGGACACAAGGTCGCTGACACGATCGAGATGGCCGAGACAAAGCTGCGCCGCGAGGCCGAGAGGCTCCGCGGCGGCGCATCTGGATCTGCCGGCGCGTCCCGGTCCGCCGGCGCGACGGCAGCCCCGCAATCACGCCTGACCGAGGCGGCGTCGGGATCGGATCGCGAGCCGCAACGCGATAGCGACGAGGAACGCAAGGCCTACGAACGCGCTCGTCGGCGTGCCGCGCGCGAGGCCGGCTTTTACGTTCACCTGATGTGGTACGGGATCGTCATCGGATCGCTCCTCATCCTCAATCTTGCCGTCAGCCCCGGGTTCGAATGGTGGGTTTTCCCGGCGCTCGGATGGGGTATCGGGCTCGCGAGCCACTTTGGCGCCGTCTATGGATGGCGCTGGATTCACGAGCGCGTGTTCGAGCCCGCCGTCCAGCGCGAGGTGCAGCGCGAGGTCACACGCGAGAAAGAAGTCCTGCGCACCGAAAAGCAAGCCTCTCTCGACGAGCTCACCGCGAGCTTCGCCCACGAGATCCGCAATCCGATCGCCGCGGCGAAGAGCCTGGTGCAGCAGATGGGCGAGGATCCGACTTCGAACGAAAACGTCGAGTACGCGAGGGTCGCGCTCGACGAACTCGAGCGGGTCGAGCGCAGCGTCTCCCATCTGCTCAAGTACGCCAAGGAAACCGACTACAGCTTCGAAAGCGTCGGGCTGGCGTCGGTGCTCGATGCCGCGCTCACCGAGATGCGCGCCAAGCTCGAAGCGAACAAAGTCAGCGTATCGCGCAGCTATATCGGAGGACCAATCGTCCGCGCCGACGCCGACAAGCTGCGCCAGGTCTTCACCAACGTGATCGACAACGCGATAGACGCGATGGAATCGAACCCGGGCGAGCGCCGGCTCGAATTCGGAATCGTGAGCCTGCATCCGGGCGCGGCCACCGTGGTAATTCGCGACAACGGATGCGGAATCGCGGAGGACCGGCTCGCGAAGATCTTCAATCCGTTCTACACCACCAAGAAAAACGGCACCGGACTTGGGATGGGTATCGCCAAGAAAGTGATGGACGCCCATAGCGGCCGAATCGAGGTCCAGAGCAAACCCGGAACCGGCACCGAATTCCGGCTCTCGATTCCGCTCGCCGACGCGGCGCGCGCCCGCGATCAAGCCGGCCTTGCCGGTCCGCAGGATCAAGACGAACGGGATCGATCCGATCCAGACGGCGACAACCGCATCGCGCCCGCCGCCGGCGCATCGCAGGCGCCCGCGGATTTGAAACCGCAGCAGGCGGGAACCGGGGAGCGGCGATGA
- a CDS encoding CaiB/BaiF CoA-transferase family protein: MGDMNNGHGTNDGGLLAGLRVIDCGTYVAGPAAATIMSDFGAEVIKIERPGGGDLWRLFSKLPGTAKSDLDWCWVLTSRNKKSVALDLGRPEGREALIRLVGTADIFLTNYQRTLLEKFRLTWEDLSAVNERLIYAHLTGYGDAGEDADDPAFDALAYWARSGLMMTVTGVDGSPSGPRPGMGDHPTAMSLFGAIMLGLYRRERTGRGSRVSTSLIASGAWANACDLQAKLLKAKFPERGQGKHPPNPLTAAYISRDGKLFLLVLIDPDNEFPRLCRAFGQPELASGELFATNADRDRNAAALYAILQSEFESRDLAQWRAIFKRNDIKWAPIPKLDEVVEDRQMRAAQAFIKMDYPGAGVVETVNSPLFVSGVEKRKPTAAAEVGAHTREVLAELGYSADAIEAIVHGTASR, from the coding sequence ATGGGCGACATGAACAACGGACACGGAACGAATGACGGCGGTCTGCTCGCGGGACTCCGCGTGATCGACTGCGGCACCTACGTCGCCGGCCCCGCCGCCGCGACCATCATGTCGGATTTCGGCGCCGAGGTGATAAAGATCGAGCGTCCCGGCGGCGGCGATCTGTGGCGCCTTTTTTCCAAACTCCCCGGTACGGCCAAATCCGACCTCGACTGGTGCTGGGTGCTCACCAGCCGCAACAAAAAGAGCGTCGCGTTGGATCTCGGACGGCCCGAGGGGCGCGAGGCCCTCATTCGTCTGGTGGGCACTGCCGACATCTTCCTCACGAACTACCAGAGGACGCTGCTCGAGAAATTCCGTCTGACCTGGGAAGATCTCTCGGCGGTCAACGAGCGCCTCATCTATGCGCATCTCACCGGCTATGGCGACGCCGGTGAGGACGCGGATGACCCGGCGTTCGACGCTCTCGCCTACTGGGCGCGCTCGGGCTTGATGATGACGGTTACGGGGGTCGACGGCTCACCCAGCGGACCGCGGCCCGGGATGGGCGATCATCCGACCGCGATGTCGCTGTTCGGCGCGATCATGCTGGGGCTATACCGGCGTGAGCGCACCGGGCGCGGATCGAGGGTCAGCACCTCGCTTATAGCGAGCGGAGCATGGGCCAACGCGTGCGACCTCCAGGCCAAGCTTCTGAAAGCGAAATTTCCGGAACGCGGCCAGGGCAAGCATCCGCCGAACCCGCTCACCGCAGCCTATATTAGCCGCGACGGCAAGCTCTTTCTTCTCGTTCTGATCGATCCCGACAATGAGTTCCCGCGCCTTTGCCGCGCCTTTGGCCAGCCGGAACTGGCGAGCGGAGAATTGTTCGCGACCAACGCCGATCGCGACCGCAACGCTGCTGCGCTGTACGCCATCCTGCAGTCCGAGTTCGAATCGCGCGATCTCGCGCAGTGGCGAGCCATCTTCAAGCGCAACGACATCAAGTGGGCGCCGATACCCAAGCTCGACGAGGTGGTGGAGGATCGGCAGATGCGCGCCGCACAGGCGTTCATCAAGATGGACTATCCCGGGGCCGGCGTCGTCGAGACGGTGAACAGCCCGCTTTTCGTCTCCGGCGTGGAGAAGCGAAAGCCGACGGCGGCGGCGGAAGTCGGCGCTCATACGCGCGAAGTGTTGGCCGAACTCGGCTACAGCGCCGACGCGATCGAGGCGATCGTGCACGGCACGGCTTCGCGCTGA
- a CDS encoding M1 family metallopeptidase, whose amino-acid sequence MLRAIRIGALAVVAAIVGVLMAGGGARAESVYSFATTPGRLPKNVVPTHYAIDLRPDLASRAVPGSEVVDIKVLAATDRVVLNAVDMVLHSASLQGEPGQVAAITPDPKTQTVTLLFPHKLATGPHKLAIAFTGRINRFGRGLFSVDYPTAHGQKRMIATELEPADARRVFPCWDEPAFKASFEPSVTVAQNALAVSNMPIAHEQPAGGGLKRVSFGATPRMSTYLFVLVAGDLERLTGDANGVTVGVVTAAGKREQGRYALKSAIDVLGYYNDYFGVKYPLPKLDLIAVPGSVGGAMENWGGIVFNESLLLFDPSSSPDAHRRNIFDVLAHEMAHQWFGDLVTMAWWNDLWLNEGFASWMQNKAADRLHPEWKTWLNSGSAKQIAMDVDARPTAHPIQQPVADESEAQSVFDSITYGKSQAFLRELENYLGADKFRNGIRRYMAAHANSNATTADLWLVLSRASGRQVAAIATTYTEQPGVPLVVSNASCAGGQQRLALEQERFFIRPIKAREQLWEIPIAFGLPGAKEPTGAVLMRARTMEVAAGRCGEPIKLNFGDVGYYRTLYDPASEAALAKSIEKMGPADRVSMLADNWALLQAGRANAQSYFRLVDAVANDRNRAVWERVTGAIGRIDDLERGLPGRLAFQAYARAQLRPAFARLGWDRAVGESEDDTILRARLIGELGALGDGAVLAEAKRRFAAFVKNPGSLDVNLRGPVIFLAGRGGDRATYDELRALGRKATGTEERVRYYIALASAVNPKLAKDALAITLTDEVPPDLANGIILTVAAGEHSELALAFVKANFEALAARRGPTFRAFFMSSLMTNFADRAHADELANFAPVHETAGGRIAAARAEEEILEAADFRAHRIPEVDGWVKQHPAPS is encoded by the coding sequence GTGCTTCGAGCAATCAGGATTGGCGCGCTCGCGGTCGTCGCAGCGATCGTCGGGGTGCTGATGGCCGGCGGCGGCGCGCGCGCCGAATCGGTTTACTCTTTCGCGACGACGCCCGGCCGGTTGCCCAAAAACGTCGTGCCGACGCACTACGCGATCGATCTGAGGCCCGATCTAGCCAGCCGCGCGGTTCCCGGTTCCGAGGTCGTGGATATCAAGGTCCTTGCGGCGACGGACCGCGTGGTCCTCAATGCGGTCGACATGGTTCTTCATTCGGCGTCGCTCCAAGGCGAGCCCGGGCAGGTGGCGGCGATTACGCCCGATCCCAAGACGCAAACCGTGACGCTGCTCTTTCCCCACAAGCTTGCGACCGGACCGCACAAGCTCGCCATCGCATTCACCGGCCGTATCAACCGTTTCGGCCGCGGCCTTTTTTCGGTCGATTATCCGACCGCACACGGGCAAAAGCGGATGATCGCGACCGAACTCGAGCCGGCCGACGCCAGGCGCGTCTTCCCATGCTGGGACGAGCCCGCCTTCAAGGCAAGCTTCGAGCCGTCGGTGACCGTGGCACAAAACGCGCTCGCGGTGTCGAACATGCCGATCGCTCACGAACAGCCGGCGGGCGGCGGCCTTAAACGCGTCTCGTTCGGCGCGACGCCCAGGATGTCAACCTACCTGTTCGTGCTGGTGGCGGGCGACCTCGAACGGCTGACCGGCGACGCCAACGGAGTCACGGTGGGAGTGGTCACGGCTGCGGGCAAACGCGAGCAGGGGCGTTACGCGCTAAAGAGCGCGATCGATGTCCTCGGCTATTACAACGATTACTTCGGGGTCAAATATCCGCTGCCCAAGCTCGACCTCATCGCGGTTCCCGGCAGCGTCGGCGGCGCGATGGAGAACTGGGGCGGCATTGTCTTCAACGAAAGCCTTCTTCTGTTCGATCCTTCCTCGAGTCCCGACGCGCATCGCCGCAACATCTTCGACGTTCTCGCGCACGAGATGGCGCATCAGTGGTTCGGCGATTTGGTCACGATGGCCTGGTGGAACGATCTGTGGCTGAACGAGGGCTTCGCAAGCTGGATGCAGAACAAGGCCGCCGACAGGCTCCATCCGGAGTGGAAAACCTGGCTCAACAGCGGCAGCGCGAAGCAGATCGCGATGGACGTGGACGCGCGCCCCACGGCGCATCCGATTCAACAGCCGGTCGCCGACGAGAGCGAAGCGCAATCGGTCTTCGACAGCATCACGTACGGCAAGAGCCAGGCCTTTCTGCGCGAGCTTGAGAACTACCTGGGCGCGGACAAATTCCGCAACGGCATCCGGCGCTACATGGCCGCCCATGCCAACAGCAACGCGACCACGGCGGATCTGTGGCTTGTGCTTTCGCGCGCCTCGGGCAGGCAGGTCGCAGCGATCGCAACAACCTATACCGAGCAGCCAGGGGTGCCGCTCGTCGTGAGCAACGCAAGTTGCGCGGGCGGCCAGCAGCGGCTCGCGCTCGAACAGGAACGCTTTTTCATCCGTCCAATCAAAGCGCGCGAGCAGCTCTGGGAGATCCCGATCGCATTCGGGTTGCCGGGCGCGAAGGAGCCGACCGGAGCCGTCCTGATGCGGGCAAGGACGATGGAGGTCGCAGCCGGGCGATGCGGCGAACCGATCAAACTGAATTTCGGAGACGTCGGTTACTATCGGACGCTATACGATCCCGCCAGTGAAGCCGCGCTCGCGAAATCGATCGAGAAGATGGGTCCGGCCGACCGCGTGAGCATGCTCGCGGACAACTGGGCGCTGCTCCAGGCCGGCCGCGCGAACGCTCAGAGCTACTTTCGGCTGGTCGACGCGGTGGCGAACGATCGCAATCGCGCGGTGTGGGAGCGAGTGACCGGCGCGATCGGCCGTATCGACGACCTTGAGCGCGGCTTGCCGGGCAGGCTCGCCTTTCAGGCGTATGCGCGAGCGCAGCTGCGGCCGGCCTTTGCGCGGCTCGGATGGGACCGCGCGGTGGGCGAGTCCGAAGACGATACGATCCTGCGCGCGAGGTTGATCGGAGAATTAGGCGCCTTGGGTGACGGCGCGGTGCTGGCCGAGGCGAAGCGGAGATTCGCGGCGTTCGTGAAGAACCCGGGATCGCTCGACGTGAATCTGCGCGGCCCGGTGATCTTCCTTGCCGGCCGCGGGGGCGATCGTGCGACCTACGACGAGCTGAGAGCGCTCGGCCGCAAAGCGACCGGCACGGAAGAGCGCGTCCGCTATTACATCGCGCTCGCGTCGGCGGTCAATCCCAAACTTGCCAAGGATGCGCTGGCGATCACGCTCACCGACGAGGTCCCGCCGGACCTGGCCAACGGGATCATCCTGACGGTGGCGGCGGGCGAGCATTCGGAACTCGCACTCGCGTTCGTCAAGGCCAATTTCGAAGCGCTGGCGGCCCGGCGCGGACCTACTTTCCGCGCGTTCTTCATGTCCTCGCTGATGACCAACTTTGCCGACCGCGCGCACGCCGACGAACTCGCGAATTTCGCGCCGGTGCACGAGACCGCGGGCGGACGAATCGCGGCGGCGCGCGCCGAGGAAGAGATACTCGAGGCGGCGGATTTCCGCGCGCACCGCATCCCGGAGGTGGACGGGTGGGTGAAGCAGCATCCGGCGCCGTCGTAG
- a CDS encoding FAD binding domain-containing protein yields MITQEFEFHSPDKLEDALALLADGDGDVKLLSGGMSLMPMMALGLVRPRLVLSLSRIDGRRYVREDRDALRIGAGTHHHEIQRDSLVARHCAVLAEAAAFIGDVQVRNRGTIGGSLAHADPAADYSPVLTAAGARMILRSKKGEREVAADKFFTNLMETALGPEEILVEVVVPKLGAARGAYTRLHRVEGNFAIVNVAAIVSDKGARIAIGGVGPTPVALDVSAELARGAGADAIEAVARRVRAACIDPPADLNASAEYRREMAALFAGRALSIAAGRAPSQQTPEAGRRTAPAAPAPRKTAAGAIGGALRTAVAISVNGQQRRVEADNRMVLADLLREVIGLTGTHIGCGTGSCGACTVMLDGCTVKSCSVLAADLDGCSVETIESLASDIHHLHPLQESFVRNHGQQCGYCTPGMVMSALQLLRDNPNPDEAAIRHGLSGNLCRCTGYQFIVNSISDAARSLAGAKP; encoded by the coding sequence ATGATCACCCAGGAATTCGAGTTTCACTCACCTGACAAACTCGAGGACGCGCTGGCCCTGCTCGCCGACGGCGACGGCGACGTCAAGCTGCTCTCGGGCGGGATGAGCCTGATGCCGATGATGGCGCTGGGGCTCGTGCGTCCGCGCCTCGTGCTGAGCCTCAGCCGTATCGACGGCCGCCGCTACGTGCGCGAAGATCGTGACGCGCTGCGGATTGGCGCCGGCACGCACCATCATGAAATCCAGCGCGACTCGCTCGTCGCGCGCCACTGCGCGGTGCTGGCCGAGGCGGCCGCCTTCATCGGCGACGTCCAGGTGCGCAATCGCGGCACTATCGGAGGCAGCCTCGCCCATGCCGATCCGGCGGCGGATTACAGCCCCGTGCTGACCGCGGCCGGCGCGCGCATGATCCTGCGCAGCAAAAAGGGCGAGCGCGAGGTCGCCGCGGACAAATTCTTTACGAACCTGATGGAGACGGCGCTGGGGCCCGAGGAGATCCTGGTCGAGGTCGTGGTGCCCAAGCTCGGCGCGGCGCGCGGCGCCTATACGCGGCTCCATCGCGTCGAAGGCAATTTCGCGATCGTCAACGTCGCGGCGATCGTGAGCGACAAGGGCGCGCGAATCGCAATCGGCGGCGTCGGCCCGACGCCCGTCGCGCTCGACGTGAGCGCGGAACTGGCGCGCGGCGCCGGCGCCGACGCGATCGAGGCCGTCGCGCGGCGCGTCCGCGCCGCCTGCATCGATCCGCCCGCGGACCTCAACGCGAGCGCCGAATACCGCCGCGAGATGGCCGCGCTCTTCGCCGGCCGCGCGCTGTCGATCGCTGCGGGGCGCGCGCCCTCGCAGCAGACGCCCGAGGCCGGCAGAAGAACCGCGCCGGCCGCGCCGGCGCCGCGCAAAACCGCCGCCGGAGCGATCGGCGGAGCGCTTCGCACCGCGGTCGCGATCTCGGTAAACGGGCAGCAGCGGCGCGTCGAGGCGGACAACCGGATGGTCCTGGCCGACCTTTTGCGCGAGGTGATCGGGCTTACCGGCACGCATATCGGCTGCGGCACCGGAAGCTGCGGTGCGTGCACGGTGATGCTCGACGGGTGCACGGTCAAAAGCTGCTCCGTCTTGGCCGCCGACCTTGATGGATGTTCCGTCGAGACGATCGAGTCGCTGGCCTCGGACATCCATCATCTGCATCCGCTGCAGGAGTCGTTCGTGCGCAACCACGGCCAGCAATGCGGTTACTGCACGCCCGGGATGGTGATGTCGGCGCTGCAACTGCTGCGTGACAATCCGAATCCGGACGAGGCGGCGATCCGGCACGGGCTTTCCGGCAACCTGTGCCGATGCACCGGCTACCAGTTCATCGTCAACTCGATTTCCGATGCGGCGCGCTCGCTCGCCGGCGCCAAGCCTTAG